A single window of Rhizobium indicum DNA harbors:
- a CDS encoding GlsB/YeaQ/YmgE family stress response membrane protein, producing the protein MESAGVGWIAAIIIGGVAGWLAEKAMRSSMSLLMNILLGIIGAIVANWILGLLHIQPLAGWLGYLITGFVGACILIAIGRVIRR; encoded by the coding sequence ATGGAAAGCGCAGGCGTGGGTTGGATTGCAGCCATCATTATCGGCGGTGTCGCCGGATGGCTGGCGGAAAAGGCAATGCGCAGCAGCATGAGCCTGCTCATGAACATATTGCTCGGCATCATCGGCGCTATTGTCGCCAACTGGATCCTGGGTCTGTTGCACATCCAGCCGCTCGCCGGTTGGCTGGGCTATCTGATCACCGGTTTCGTCGGTGCCTGCATCTTGATCGCGATCGGGCGCGTCATCCGCCGTTGA
- a CDS encoding entericidin, translated as MPKVAIAIACICLLTLSGCGNTAYGLKKDGQEASHAMDNATHRVLSAGAKK; from the coding sequence ATGCCTAAAGTTGCAATCGCCATCGCCTGCATCTGCCTGCTGACACTTTCCGGCTGCGGCAATACCGCATACGGGCTGAAGAAGGATGGCCAGGAAGCGAGCCACGCCATGGACAATGCGACACATCGGGTGCTTTCGGCCGGCGCCAAGAAGTGA